AGTCATTACTGCAACGCCTGGTCCTACGAATATTGATATTTTAAATGCTATAAAAAATAAAGGGACTAAGGCAGGGTTAAGATACACTTATGGTGCATCGGCAGGCTTTTTTACACTATTAATTTTCTCGGCAATTTTAAATACTTTTTTAGTGTCCATAATGCCTAATCTACTAATTATTATGAAAGTGATTGGCAGTATATACATGTTATACTTGATTTACATGTTATTTAAGAAACACCATAACGCAAAAGGTGACGCTAATATCGGCACTTTTAAATCAGGGTTTAAGTTACAATTTTTAAACCCTAAAGTAATAACTTTTACAATGACTGTAATACCAACATTTGTGCTTGTATATTATAAATCAGTTACGATGATTACTATATACATATTCGTAACTTCGATTATCGCAATGTTTGCTTTTAGTTTGTGGCTTATTTTTGGATCATTATTACAAAATTTTCTCAGACGTCACGAATTAGGCATGAATATAGTGATGGCCTTATTTTTATTTTATGCGGCAATTATGGTTTGGATCTAATTATGTACTAAGGATGTGTAGCTATGAATGAATTTACATTTAAAAATGCGATTAATATTACTGCACTGCATGCAAAATTAGATGACTTTATGTACAAAACACACGACCACCAAGAATATGCTATCGGCGTCACTTTACATGGTATTCAAGCCTATAACTTAAAAAATGATTTTATATTGAATCACAGTAACGGTGTTATGTTTTTTAATCCTGAAGAAAATCATGATGGTAGGGCATATAATAATCAAATTCTGGAATACGTCATGTTGTACATTAAACCTGAACAATTACTAGAAGCTACGAATTTAAAACATCTCTATCAATTTGCAAAACCTACTATTTATGACGAAACAATTAAACATAATATTTTACGACTTACTGCTGCAATCTTTAATGGTGAAACGGATGATATTTGTAATAGCTTATTTATAACATTGGTCGATAGTTTACAAGTTGATAATACACATCTGTTTACACAAAATGACAATAATAAATTAACGTTAGCTCAAGAAATAATAAAAAAACAATTAACCGATAAGCTTAATATTGATGATATTGCACATCATCTCGAAATGTCTAAATATCAATTCATTCGTTTCTTTAAACGTCAATGTGGTATTACACCATATCAATACTATATTAATTATAAAGTTGAAATGGCAAAGCGCATTATAGAAACGTATAAAGATGTCTATTGGGCTATCACAGAATGCGGTTTCGTAGATTTAACACACTTAAACAAATGTTTTAAATATCGTTACGGCGTTACAGCGCATCAATATATGTCTCAATTTAGATAACCCCCTCACTATGAAAATAGTGAAGGGGTTTTATAATGTCAGTCGATGTATGCCGTCTTTGTTTATACCGATGTAATACGTAGTTCATTTGAAAATTTTCGAACCGCTAAAATCAACACCTCGCAAATTATGATAAAATTTCAAGTCTGTTTATTGTTTAAAAGTCGCGTAAACTATTCAGTATCACACTTTTTACACAAGGAGAATATTCATGTCTTATTTATTTTTAATTTTAGCGATAGTTTTAGAAGTGGTTGGTAGTGCATTTCTTAAATCTTCAGAGGGTTTTAGTAAATTAGTTCCAACTATAGCAACTTTAATATCATTTGTATTATGTTTCTTTTTCTTAAGTAAAACTTTACAAAATTTGCCTTTAAATATTACTTATGCAACATGGGCAGGTTTAGGACTTGTTTTGACAACAATAATATCAGTCATTGTTTTTAGAGAACAAATTAATTTAATAAGTGTTATTTCAATTTTTCTTATCATTTTGGGCGTCGTATTATTAAATACATTTGGTTCATTGCATTAATTGTTTTGTTGATTCGTTAAACCAATACGACATTCATATCAAGTAATAACTATATATAGTAATAGCCATTACAGTTGATCGACGTGTTGTTGCATAATATCGATGAATGCTTGTAATGCCTTTGTTCTCAAAGATGAGTGTTCTAAATAAGCGAATGAACGTTGGAGCGGTAACTTCTCGGTATTAATAATTATTAGCTCGTTACGCGCTAATTCTTTTTTTATGGCCCAAGTAGATAAAACGCTTAAGCCTATTCCAGATTCTACTGATGTTTTTATTGGCTGCGTACTGCTATAGTGCAATAATTTATGTGGTTCGATAGCTAATAACTTGAATACTTTGTCCATAGCTTCACGAGTACCAGAACCGTGTTCACGTACTATCCAGTTTTGTAATGCTAATTGTTCTGTCGTTACATAAGATAATTGAGCTAATGGGTGGCTAGGGCTAGCGACAATAACCATAGAATCTTCTGCGAAAATGGTTTTCTTAATAGATTTATGACTGACCTTACCTTCAATAATACCTATGTCTAATTGTCGGGTTTCTACTAAATGCATGATTTCTTCTGTATTATCAATCGTTACATTTGGTTTAATATCAGGATAATAATGAAGCGTTTGTGAAATGACATGTGGCAACACATATTCTCCAAACGTATAACTTGCACCAATCTTTAATTCTCCACTAGGCGATTGGCTTAAATCATTAACTTGATCGCGCATATTGTCATAAAGTGCCATGATTTCTTTAGCGTATGAATACACAATCTCGCCAGCTTTACTTAAATAGACATATTTATTACTACGCTCTAATAACTTAATCCCCATGCGTTCTTCTAGCGTGCGTATGTATTGAGATACGGCTGGCTGAGTCATAAGATGGACCTCGGCAGCACGGGAGAAACTTTGTTTTTCAGCTACAGTGATAAAAACAGTTAAATATTGATCTATTTTAAACGCCTACTTTCTTCTATAAGTATTTACTTATTATAGGTATTATAATAAATAATTTTACTTATGTATAGTGTCATCATATGCTTGTGGATGACGGGAGGCATTATTATGACAGACACTAAACGAGATGGACAAAACTTAACTAAGAATTTTATGTTAGGAGTCATATTTACTTTTATCATTGCGGGACTAGGATTTTTATTGTCGTTAATCCCTGGGCTAGATCATATCGGACAATTGGCATGCGCTATTTTATTGGCGGTAATTTATCGACAAATATTTGGTTACCCTAATCAGCTCAAACAAGGAATTGTTTTTACGCAACAAAAATTATTACGTTTAGCGATAATTTTGTATGGCTTAAAATTAAACGTCGATGCGATACTGCACCATGGATTAATGTTAATCGTTAAAGATGCTGTTATTATTGCATTTGCCATTTTAGCAATGATTATATTATCGAACATTTTTAAAACAGATAAAATGATTACATTATTACTTGGGATAGGTACTGGCGTATGTGGAGCGGCAGCAATAGCAGCAATAGCTCCAATCGTTAAATCTAAAGATGAAGATACTGCGATTAGTGTAGGATTAGTCGCATTAGTAGGTACTATTTTTGGAATTGGTTATACGTTATTACAACCTTTACTACCAATAAGTAATCAGCAATATGGTATATGGTCTGGTAGTAGTTTGCATGAGATTGCGCATGTTGCAATTGCGGCAGGACCATTAGGAGATCACACGATAGCAATAGCCATGTTGGCAAAATTGGGACGTGTATTTTTACTTGTGCCTTTAGCATTTATATTTCTGGTATATATGAAGAAGAAAAATCAAAGAAATAATAAAGATGAAAATACGCGTATTCAGTTTCCATGGTTTCTAATTGGCTTTATATTAATGAGTGTTATAGCAACATATGTACTTGGTAAGGTTATTACATTACCACATGGCGTAATGTCTAGCATTTCTCAAGTTACAACATGGCTGTTAACTGCTGCTATGGTAGGGTTAGGTTTAAACGTTAATTTACAAGACGTAAAAGATAAAGCATTTAAACCATTATTAATAATGATATGTGTATCGGTTTGTGTATCGATATTGGCATATTTATTAATTTAAAGCGCATTAACATCAGTTGATCAGGTAAAATATAAATAAAAAAATTATATTAAGATGTTTTAAAAGCGCTTACATTTTTTGAAAAAGGGTAAAATTCAAAAAAAGGAGGTAATGTTAATGATCTTTCAAAATCCAACAGAACAAAATGCACAATACAAAGTAAAATCAAAGTATGAGAACTTTATAGGTGGCCAATGGGTAGCACCTAAAGAAGGGAATTACTTCGATAATATTTCACCGATTACTGGTGAAAAGTATTCAGAAGTACCACGCTCTACTAAAGCGGATGTTGATAAGGCTGTTGAGGCGGCGCATAAAGCACAAGCTGAATGGGGCAAAAAATCATTAGCTGAACGTTCACAGTTACTATTAGATATTGCGGACCGCGTTGAAGAAAATTTAGAATACTTAGCTGTTGTTGAAACTTTTGATAATGGTAAACCTATTAGAGAATGTTTAGCGGCTGACTTACCTTTAGTCGTGGATCATTTCAGATATTTCGCAGGTGTAATTCGTGCTGAAGAAGGTGGCATTTCACAAATTGATAATGATACTGTAGCTTATCACTATAAAGAACCTTTAGGAGTAGTTGGTCAAATTATTCCATGGAACTTCCCATTACTAATGGCAACTTGGAAAATTGCACCTGCATTAGTAACTGGTAATGCCGTCGTGTTAAAACCAGCAGAGCAAACTCCGGTTTCAGTTTTACACTTGGTTGAACTTATCGCTGATATATTACCAGAAGGCTTATTGAATGTTGTTAATGGTTTTGGTGCCGAAACAGGTGAAGCATTAGCAACACATAAAGATATTAACAAAGTTGCATTTACTGGTGAAACAACAACTGGTAAAACAATTATGAAAAATGCTAGTGACAATATTATTCCTGTTACGCTAGAACTAGGTGGTAAATCACCAAATGTTTTCTTCAAAGATATAATGGATGAAGATGATGCGTACCTAGAGAAAGCTGTTGAAGGTTTAGTCATGTTCGCATTAAACCAAGGTGAAGTATGTACTTGTCCTTCACGTGCATTAATTCATGAAGATATTTACGAAGATTTTATTAAATTATGTATTGATAAAGTGAATAAAATTAAATTTGGTAATCCACTAGATGACAGTACAATGGTTGGTGCTCAAACTTCTAATGAACAGCAAGAAAAAATTAAAAAATATTTAAATATTGGTAAAGAAGAAGGTGCAGAAGTATTAGTTGGTGGTGGCATTAGAGAAGAAGATGATGAATTAGGTAATGGCTTTTATATTGAACCAACAATTTTTAAAGGTACTCAAAATATGCGTATTTTCCAAGAAGAAATTTTTGGGCCAGTACTATCAGTAGCAACATTTAAAGATAACGATGAAGCATTAGAAATGGCTAACGACACAATGTATGGCTTAGGCGCTGGTATTTGGACTAGAAGTCAAAACACTGCATATCGTATCGGCAGAGGTATTCAAGCTGGTCGTGTATGGGTGAATAACTATCACACATATCCTGCACACGCTGCGTTCGGTGGTTATAAAATGAGCGGTATTGGTCGTGAAAATCATCTTATGATGTTAGAACACTATCAACAAACTAAAAACTTACTTGTTAGCTATGATGAAAATCCTACAGGATTATTCTAAGTTCTATATATACAAAGTTAAGCAAGAAAGTGACGCTACAGCTGTTCTTTAATCTGTGGCGTTGCTTTTTTTATGATCATAAGTGAACTATCAAAAGAGCTAAACTTGACTTTTTACTTAATAAATTATAAATTATTGTTATTCTGATTAAATATGACATTAACAATTGGATAGTGAGAGTGAAGCTTTAGCAGACAATTAATAAACTTTATTGATTGAATGAAGAAGTCGTCAAAATCATATGTTCAATTTACTTATTATAATACATTTAAGTTTAATTACATAAGGCAGCAACACAAAATGAGTTAAGAAATACTAATGAACAGTAGTCACATAGAAATCGAACACACTATATAACTGATTTATATAAATAAATTGGTATTGTATGTCGATAAGCTAATAAAGGCTAGTTCCACTTTTTCATACTCAAGTTGTAATGAAGCCGACAATTGTAATAGATGATTCCCATTTATTGCTAATTGTCGGCTTCTTTTTATTTTTATTATGAGAGAAAAGAAACCAACAATGACGAATTTACTATTAAAGGAGACAAGCTTATGTTCACATCTACTGCGTTGTCTACGCTCATGCTAATATTTATCATTACGCTTATCATAGCAAGCGTTAGTGGGCTTTTATTTATTAATACGCGCGTGCCATTATCATACATACATTTTCATTTAATAATAGGTGCATTACCGATTATTGTATCTTTTGTAGCACTTATACAAACGCGGCAAAGTATATTAATGGGGCCATTTCACTTTGATATATTGGCATGGTTGATGGCATTTTTTGTACTAGTTATTGGTTTGATTATTCAAAGATTTTCTATGCAATATTTAAAAGGTGATTTTAACTATAGAAAGTACTTTGTTCTGTTTCAAGGTGTAAGCAGTTTTGCCTCTATCGCTTGGTTAAGTGATGATTTACGTCTAATGACTTTATTTTGGGGACTAACTTTAGTGTGTTTAACGTTATTAATGCGTTTAAACGGACGATGGAAAGTAACAAAAACAGCTGCTAAAGTAACAGCGCGCTATTTCTTTTTAGGGTGGCTAGCATTAGGTATAGTTGTATTGTGGTGCTATTTCATCACAGGCGAATGGAAATTTTCAACCGTGTTAACGGAGTCTAATTTGGCATTAATCACAGGTTGGGAGTATTTTGCTTTATCTATTTTAATTATTTTAGCAGTTATTGTTCCAGCGGCTCAATGGCCATTTCAACGATGGCTTATCGAATCTGTAGCTGCTCCAACACCAGTCTCAGCAATTATGCATGCGGGTATCGTTAATGCCGGTGGTGTTATGCTTACGCGCTTTTCTCCATTATTTACAAGTGATATTGCTGCAATTATTTTAATCATTATTGCATGCATTTCGGTATTAATTGGCTCAGGCATTAGCTTGGTACACGTAGACTATAAACGCCAGCTCGTAGGTTCAACGATGGGACAAATGGGCTTTATGTTAATTCAATGTGCTTTAGGGGCTTATATAGCAGCAATTATACATTTAATATTGCATGGCTTATTTAAAGCCACTTTGTTTTTAAGATCAGGTTCAGCAGTACAACATTTTGATGTACCAGCGAGAGCTCGAGAACGTTTATCTTATGTTTGGATAGTTTTAGGAAGGCTACTTGCTTGTGCATTAGCTGTGGCTTTTTGGTTCACTACACATGAACAAGGATATGGTATTGTAAGTGCACTCATATTAGCATGGTCATTATCGGTATCGTGGACACAACTTGTCGCTTTTGGTGAAGGTGTTGTCGGTCGTTTGATTGGGTTAAGTGCGCTAGTTATTATCGGTATCGTTTATTTAGGTGTACATCATTATTTCTATAGTTGGTTAGAAGGCATAACTATTCATCAAAATCAGCCTTCCATCTTCGTCTTTATCGCAGTTGTAATTATTTTAATGCTTGGTAGTATCGCAAGTACATGGGTGGCGCGTCATCGATCATCTAAAACATTTGTCAAAATATATTTATGGCTAGTTCATATTGGTGACGCTAAGACTCAAGCTATTGAACGACATCCGAATTATTTGAAAAAATTCTTATCGTAAAGGAGACAACAATATGGTTTCAACGAAAACTCAAACTCAAACAACTCAAACATTTCTAAATGAAACTGACATTGCTCAGTTAATAGATAGTGCTAGTAATGTCATAGTACCATTGTCTCCGATTTCTATTTTTGCTGCCCGTCATCCATGGGTAAAATTAGAAGATAAGGACTTTAAACAGGTTGCTAGATGGTTAGATAATACGAGAGATGTCGATATTTACCCTGGTACTAAAACAATAATGCAAGCTTATCGCGATGGAGAAATAAGTGATACTATTTTAGAACAAAAATTAAAGCAGTGGTTAGATGACAATAATCGTACGTTACCTTTAGAAGAAGCGTATCGTTATTGCACAAATGTAATGAAGTTTGACCCATTACCGAAAAATATCATTAAAAAAATCCAGCATAGCCAAATTGAAGATGTGGCATTAGATAATTTAATGGACGAAGCACAAATAGTGCGCTCCATGCCGCCTAGAAGTAAACATATCAAATATAAAAACCCACATACTTATTTACAATTGCTTGATTACCATGTCATAAAATGGTGCAAATTATATCTCGATGATAACCAGTCTAGTTGGACGTTACCAAATCGAGAACAAGGATTCTTTTATGCCTGGAAAAAATTAGTCATCCATGACCCTGCATTATCTAAAGCCGAGCGTCAAACCTTAGCTTCATTACCTAACGAGCCACATGAAATGATTGCTGAAACGCTAACATTATTAGATATTCCTGAAACATCAAGACAAGGCTATCTAGAAAGTCATTTGTTAGCTTTACCTGGATGGGCAGGTATGTTGTTATGGCGAATGGAGCAAACTCATAAAAAGTCGTACTTAATTACAGAATATTTAGCGATTCGATTAGCACTAGAATGGTCATTTATTAAACCTTATTTGCCAGTGGAAACAACACGGCCCATACCACAACGTTCATTGGAAACATTAGTAGGTGAATGGTGTCACTGGGGTGAGCTAACAATTGTTGGCTGGCAACAATTGACGTTAGAGCAACAACAAGAATATTTAAAATTTGCTTTAGAATTTGATAGCAAAACACAACGACACATTTGGTTAGAAGCATGGGAAGAAACTTATGAAGCCCGCTTAAAAGAGCAACTATTAACGAGTGACCAAGATGAAAGCGGCGCTAAAACTGAGGCGCAATTGGCTTTTTGTATCGATGTTCGTTCTGAGCAATTTCGTAGTCAATTGGAAAATGCAGGACCGTTCGAAACAATTGGAATTGCTGGTTTTTATGGACTGCCGATCGCTAGTGCTAAGTTAGGCAGTGATCATAGTCACGCTTCATTACCAGTTATGAATACACCGCAACATAAAATTAAAGAATATGCACGTCCTCATGAAATGAAAACATATCATGAACGGAAAAATTCAATTAGCGCGTTAATATATACATTTAAGAAGATGAAACAAAATGTATTGCCTAGCTTGTTATTACCTGAATTAACAGGTTCTTGGTTAAGTGTACAAATGTTATCACGCACATTTTTACCACGACCTATTGGACGATGTATTCATAAATTTTATTCTCGTTGTTTACAAAAACCGAAAACATCTTTAACACTTTCTAATGATAAGTTTGGTGTTGAAGAAGGTTTGCCAGTAGGATTTTCAACACAAGAACAAATTGACTATGCACATCAAGCATTAAAACTGATGGGCTTAACAGAGTATTTTGCACCATTAGTCGTTTTTTGTGGTCACGGTAGTCAGAGTGCAAATAATCCTTATGCTTCATCTTTAGATTGTGGTGCTTGTGGTGGTGCAGCTAGTGGGTTTAACGCCAAAGTGCTAGCGATGTTATGTAATTTGCCAGATGTAAGAACAGGTCTCCAAAATTTAGGCGTTAATATACCCGTAGAAACGGTATTTACAGCTGCCGAACACAATACTTCTGTAGACAATTTGGCGTGGATATATTTACCAACGTTATCACGCGAAGCAAAAGCTGCATACGAGCATATTGAACAGGTTATGCCAAAGGTAAGTAAACAAGCTAATACACAACGCATGTTAACTTTGCCGACGTTAAAAAATAATATCAGTAATCCTGAAGAAGAGGCATATCGGTTAGCAAACGATTGGAGTGAAGTGCGCCCTGAATGGGGGCTAGCACGTAATGCGTCATTTATTATCGCGCCACGTAAACTGACACAAAATAAAGATTTAGAGGGCAGAGCCTTCTTGCACAATTATGATTGGCGACAAGATAGCGACGGATCGATTTTAGGTAATATTATTGCAGGGCCTGCTACGGTAGCACAGTGGATTAACTTACAATATTATGCTTCGACTGTAGCACCACATTACTATGGTAGTGGGAGTAAAACGACTCAAACTATTACTGGTGGTATTGGTGTCATGCAAGGAAACGCCAGTGATTTATTAACAGGCTTGCCTTGGCAATCTGTTATGAAATCGGACTTCGAAGCATACCACGCACCATTAAGATTATTAATTGTCGTTCAAGCACCTGATTCGTATATTGAACAATTATTATCAAGCAACAGTGACTTTAAACAAAAAGTTACAAATGGTTGGCTGCAATTAGCAAGTATAGGTAATGATGGCATATGGAAACATTGGTAACAACAGATTACTTGATGCATTGTTTATACATTTCATGATTGAACATGTATAATAAAGTTACATATAATATCATAAGTTTTTATAGTTATAGGAGTTGTTGCT
The genomic region above belongs to Staphylococcus durrellii and contains:
- a CDS encoding LysE family translocator, which translates into the protein MNVLSYFLYTIVITATPGPTNIDILNAIKNKGTKAGLRYTYGASAGFFTLLIFSAILNTFLVSIMPNLLIIMKVIGSIYMLYLIYMLFKKHHNAKGDANIGTFKSGFKLQFLNPKVITFTMTVIPTFVLVYYKSVTMITIYIFVTSIIAMFAFSLWLIFGSLLQNFLRRHELGMNIVMALFLFYAAIMVWI
- a CDS encoding AraC family transcriptional regulator, whose product is MNEFTFKNAINITALHAKLDDFMYKTHDHQEYAIGVTLHGIQAYNLKNDFILNHSNGVMFFNPEENHDGRAYNNQILEYVMLYIKPEQLLEATNLKHLYQFAKPTIYDETIKHNILRLTAAIFNGETDDICNSLFITLVDSLQVDNTHLFTQNDNNKLTLAQEIIKKQLTDKLNIDDIAHHLEMSKYQFIRFFKRQCGITPYQYYINYKVEMAKRIIETYKDVYWAITECGFVDLTHLNKCFKYRYGVTAHQYMSQFR
- the qac gene encoding QacCGHJ group quaternary ammonium compound efflux SMR transporter, whose protein sequence is MSYLFLILAIVLEVVGSAFLKSSEGFSKLVPTIATLISFVLCFFFLSKTLQNLPLNITYATWAGLGLVLTTIISVIVFREQINLISVISIFLIILGVVLLNTFGSLH
- a CDS encoding LysR family transcriptional regulator, which translates into the protein MDQYLTVFITVAEKQSFSRAAEVHLMTQPAVSQYIRTLEERMGIKLLERSNKYVYLSKAGEIVYSYAKEIMALYDNMRDQVNDLSQSPSGELKIGASYTFGEYVLPHVISQTLHYYPDIKPNVTIDNTEEIMHLVETRQLDIGIIEGKVSHKSIKKTIFAEDSMVIVASPSHPLAQLSYVTTEQLALQNWIVREHGSGTREAMDKVFKLLAIEPHKLLHYSSTQPIKTSVESGIGLSVLSTWAIKKELARNELIIINTEKLPLQRSFAYLEHSSLRTKALQAFIDIMQQHVDQL
- a CDS encoding YeiH family protein, which encodes MTDTKRDGQNLTKNFMLGVIFTFIIAGLGFLLSLIPGLDHIGQLACAILLAVIYRQIFGYPNQLKQGIVFTQQKLLRLAIILYGLKLNVDAILHHGLMLIVKDAVIIAFAILAMIILSNIFKTDKMITLLLGIGTGVCGAAAIAAIAPIVKSKDEDTAISVGLVALVGTIFGIGYTLLQPLLPISNQQYGIWSGSSLHEIAHVAIAAGPLGDHTIAIAMLAKLGRVFLLVPLAFIFLVYMKKKNQRNNKDENTRIQFPWFLIGFILMSVIATYVLGKVITLPHGVMSSISQVTTWLLTAAMVGLGLNVNLQDVKDKAFKPLLIMICVSVCVSILAYLLI
- the exaC gene encoding acetaldehyde dehydrogenase ExaC, whose translation is MIFQNPTEQNAQYKVKSKYENFIGGQWVAPKEGNYFDNISPITGEKYSEVPRSTKADVDKAVEAAHKAQAEWGKKSLAERSQLLLDIADRVEENLEYLAVVETFDNGKPIRECLAADLPLVVDHFRYFAGVIRAEEGGISQIDNDTVAYHYKEPLGVVGQIIPWNFPLLMATWKIAPALVTGNAVVLKPAEQTPVSVLHLVELIADILPEGLLNVVNGFGAETGEALATHKDINKVAFTGETTTGKTIMKNASDNIIPVTLELGGKSPNVFFKDIMDEDDAYLEKAVEGLVMFALNQGEVCTCPSRALIHEDIYEDFIKLCIDKVNKIKFGNPLDDSTMVGAQTSNEQQEKIKKYLNIGKEEGAEVLVGGGIREEDDELGNGFYIEPTIFKGTQNMRIFQEEIFGPVLSVATFKDNDEALEMANDTMYGLGAGIWTRSQNTAYRIGRGIQAGRVWVNNYHTYPAHAAFGGYKMSGIGRENHLMMLEHYQQTKNLLVSYDENPTGLF
- a CDS encoding NADH dehydrogenase subunit 5: MFTSTALSTLMLIFIITLIIASVSGLLFINTRVPLSYIHFHLIIGALPIIVSFVALIQTRQSILMGPFHFDILAWLMAFFVLVIGLIIQRFSMQYLKGDFNYRKYFVLFQGVSSFASIAWLSDDLRLMTLFWGLTLVCLTLLMRLNGRWKVTKTAAKVTARYFFLGWLALGIVVLWCYFITGEWKFSTVLTESNLALITGWEYFALSILIILAVIVPAAQWPFQRWLIESVAAPTPVSAIMHAGIVNAGGVMLTRFSPLFTSDIAAIILIIIACISVLIGSGISLVHVDYKRQLVGSTMGQMGFMLIQCALGAYIAAIIHLILHGLFKATLFLRSGSAVQHFDVPARARERLSYVWIVLGRLLACALAVAFWFTTHEQGYGIVSALILAWSLSVSWTQLVAFGEGVVGRLIGLSALVIIGIVYLGVHHYFYSWLEGITIHQNQPSIFVFIAVVIILMLGSIASTWVARHRSSKTFVKIYLWLVHIGDAKTQAIERHPNYLKKFLS
- a CDS encoding DUF2309 domain-containing protein, with translation MVSTKTQTQTTQTFLNETDIAQLIDSASNVIVPLSPISIFAARHPWVKLEDKDFKQVARWLDNTRDVDIYPGTKTIMQAYRDGEISDTILEQKLKQWLDDNNRTLPLEEAYRYCTNVMKFDPLPKNIIKKIQHSQIEDVALDNLMDEAQIVRSMPPRSKHIKYKNPHTYLQLLDYHVIKWCKLYLDDNQSSWTLPNREQGFFYAWKKLVIHDPALSKAERQTLASLPNEPHEMIAETLTLLDIPETSRQGYLESHLLALPGWAGMLLWRMEQTHKKSYLITEYLAIRLALEWSFIKPYLPVETTRPIPQRSLETLVGEWCHWGELTIVGWQQLTLEQQQEYLKFALEFDSKTQRHIWLEAWEETYEARLKEQLLTSDQDESGAKTEAQLAFCIDVRSEQFRSQLENAGPFETIGIAGFYGLPIASAKLGSDHSHASLPVMNTPQHKIKEYARPHEMKTYHERKNSISALIYTFKKMKQNVLPSLLLPELTGSWLSVQMLSRTFLPRPIGRCIHKFYSRCLQKPKTSLTLSNDKFGVEEGLPVGFSTQEQIDYAHQALKLMGLTEYFAPLVVFCGHGSQSANNPYASSLDCGACGGAASGFNAKVLAMLCNLPDVRTGLQNLGVNIPVETVFTAAEHNTSVDNLAWIYLPTLSREAKAAYEHIEQVMPKVSKQANTQRMLTLPTLKNNISNPEEEAYRLANDWSEVRPEWGLARNASFIIAPRKLTQNKDLEGRAFLHNYDWRQDSDGSILGNIIAGPATVAQWINLQYYASTVAPHYYGSGSKTTQTITGGIGVMQGNASDLLTGLPWQSVMKSDFEAYHAPLRLLIVVQAPDSYIEQLLSSNSDFKQKVTNGWLQLASIGNDGIWKHW